GGCAAACTTCTGCGGATAGTTGCTTTGGGATTCGCGCCCAGTGGCCATGGCCGTATTCATGATGGTTTTCCCTCTGACGTCCCGATCTGAAGGATGAAAATTATCAAGTCGCAACCCTTCCGAATATCAGATTTAATGGCACCGATCATCCAGAATTAGTGGACTATTGAATGCGTCGCCCAACCTTCGATCTTGATGTATTGCGCACCTTCGTCACGGGTGTGGAGTTCAACAGCTTTGCCAAAGCCGCAGATCGTCTCGGTCGGTCGACGTCTGCCGTGAGCGCTCAGTTGAAGAAACTTGAGGAGCAGATAGGCACGCCAGTACTGGCTAAATCCGGGCGCGGGCTGGTCTTGACCCCCGCAGGCGAATCACTGCTGAGCCATGCCCGCCGGTTACTGGAATTAAACGACAGCATTTTCCACAGCGTGCATCAAAGCCAGACCGCCGGGACCCTGCGCCTGGGGCTTCAAGAGGACTTTGGCGAACATTTCCTGAGCGATATCCTGCGACGCTTCGTACAGACTTACCCGAGGGTGAGCCTCGAAATCAGGATCGCCCGTAATACCGAACTGCTGACCCTGGTCGAAAGTGCAGCCCTGGACCTGGCCCTGACCTGGGACACCGGGCACCTGTCGCCCTATGCCACGCGCCTGGGCGAAACACAAATGCACTGGATCGGGCCGCGCGATACGCCATTACCGACCGCCGCTGATGACTCACCACTGCCCTTGATAATGTTCGACGCGCCCTGCGTACTCCGCAGCGCCGCCACCCAGGCGCTGGACGCCGCGCAAATACCCTGGCGCATCGCCCTCACCAGTCCCAGCGTCGCCGGCATCTGGGCAGCCGTCGCCGCCGGGTTGGGTGTGACGTTGCGTACGCGCATTGGGTTGCCGAGCCATCTCACTGTGGTTTCTGGCTTACCCGTCGTGCCAAGCCTTGGTTATGTGCTGCACAGCAGTGGCGGCGAGCCCAGTGCGGCGGCCCAGCAATTGGCTGCTTTGATCCAAGCGGGCCTGCAGGAACAGGCGTTTCGTTTTACTGTTACGCAATAATCGAAAGTACGTAAGGGGTCAGTTCGAGTGATGTGGATAGGGAGCGAAATTGAGCAGAATCGGCCAAAAGCTGACGTTCAAGCCGATCAAGCGTCACCCCACCAAACTTGAGCTATCTTTTCTGCGACTCACCAGCAAAAGGTGATCCCGCAAGTAAGGATGCTTTTATGAATCAATCACCCCATCGCCTGAACTTGTTTGCACTGACACTGCTCGGTGCATTGGCAACCACATCCCTGCTGGTGCCACCCAGCTACGCTGGCGAAGCTTCCGTTGCCGGGCCTGTCGCCGGCACCAAGGTCACCGAACCCTATGTGCGCATGATGGCGCGCGAAGCGTATTTCTGGGGTTGGCCGATGGCCAATATTTTCAACCGTCGCCAGGCCTTCAAAGACCTGCCCGAACCGGGCTTGATGGGTGGCATCGTTCCGGTCGCGCCGATCAATCGACTGTCGATGCTCAGTGATTACATTGATCCGGCGGAACGGCTGGTCGCATGCCCGAATCAGGATGTGGTGTACGGCGCGGGCAGCATCGCGCTGGATCTGGAACCAGTCGTGCTGCAAGTGCCGGACTTCGGCAGCCGTTTTTGGGTGTATCAGGTGGTGGATCTACGCTCCGATAGCTTTGCCGAACTCGGCAAGATGTACGGCAGCAAACCCGGCTTCTATCTGCTGGTTGGCCCTGACTGGAACGGCAAGGTGCCTGCGGGCATCACCAAAGTCTTTCGGGCACGTACCAGCACCGGCTTCGTGATTCCCCGAGTGTTCCAGGACGATACCGCAGCCGACCGCACAGCCATTCAAGCGTCGCTGTCGGGCGTGGACATGTACCCGTTGTCGCAATACGACGGCAAGATCAAACACCGGGACTGGGCGAAACTGCCAAAATTCCCCGCGCAGGCGGCGGGCAGCGGCGAAACCAAATGGGTGATGCCGGAGAAATTCTTCGACGAGTTGCCGGCGCTACTCAAGGACGCCAAACCGTTGCCGGGCGAAGAAGCCCGTTACGCGCAAATGGCCTCCCTCGCGGCCATCGCCAAGGCTGATCCGCAACTGAAGGCGGCGATGATCGATGAAGCGAAAAAAGCCGACAGCGAAGTGATCGATCCGCTGTTGCAGTTCCGCAACTACGGCCTGCAACTGCCGGATCACTGGAGCACCATCAGCAACGGTGCAGCGTTTGGCACCGACTACTTCAGCCGTACCGCCGTGGCGCGCTCGAATATTTTCGTCAACCAACAGAAAGAGACCAAATACTTCTATCAGGACTTGGACAAATCCGGTACGCGTCTCAATGGACAGAACAGCTACTCCGTGACCTTTGCCAAGGGGCAACTGCCGCCGGTTAAAGGCTTCTGGTCGCTGACCCTGTACAACGAGCAGCACTTCTTTTCCCCGAATGACCTTAAGCGCTATTCGATCGGCACCAAGAACAAATCACTGCAGGCCAATGCCGATGGTTCGTTGACGATATACGTGCAGAGCGAATCACCGGGCAAGGACAAGGAAAGCAATTGGCTGCCGACGCCCCAAGGTGCTGATTTCTCGCTGTATATCCGCGCCTACTGGCCTGAACCGGCCGCGCTGAATGGCCAGTGGGTGCCCCCAGCCGTACTGAAAACCAATTGACCAGAACAGGACGTTCGCGATGAGCACATTTGCAAAATCACTGACTGCAACGGGCTTGGCCATCTCGATCAGCCTCAGCACCCAGGCGGCCACGCACTATGAACAGTTGGCCGATCTGCCTTTTGCCGGCGGCTATCCAACACTGGAGGGCGTGGCGCAACTGCAAAACGAATTGCTTTTCCAGCGTGCCGTGCAGTCGTACATCTGGGCACTGCCGGCGTTGAACATGTACGCCATGAAAGAAGGCTCGGAAAAAGCCTTCGGTGCCGGCTACAACGTGCTGCCGATCTGGAAGGACCGCCTCAACGCCAAGACCCGCGTCACCACGCCCAATTCCGACGTGATCTATGCCATGGGCTATCTGGATCTCAAGCAGGACGGCCCGATGGTGATCGAAGTGCCGCCAGGCTTGCAGGGCATTCTCGATGACTTCTTCCAACGGCCGATCTGCTCCGAGGGCCAGATCGAAGGTCGCCAATGGTGTGGTGATGTCGGGCTGCCGGGACCGGACAAAGGCAAGGGTGCCAAGTATCTGGTGCTGCCACCGGACTACAAGGGCGAGGTACCGCCGGGCTACCTGACTTACCGCTCGCGCACTTACGGTGTGTTCGTGTTCTGGCGCGGATTCTTCAAGGACCCGAAACAACTGGCGGCACCAGTCGCAGTCATGGAACAGACGCGCATCTATCCGCTGGGCAAACAGGCCACGGCCAAAGCGATGGAATTCCCCAACGCCTCGAAAACTCCGGTCAACATGCTCTACCCCTCCGACGGCAGTGCGTTCGACATGCTGTCGCGGTTCATCGATCACGAATACGTTGACCCGCAAGACATGGAAATGCGCGGCATGCTCGCCGCTCTGGGTATCGTTAAAGGCAAACCGTTCAAACCGGAGCCAGCCACCCGCGACCTGCTCGACAAGGCAGCGAAAACCGCGAGCAAGATCGGCCACGCCATTTCCTACACGCCGCAAACCATTGTCGCCAATGGCACCTGGTATCCGGATCGCAAGTGGTTGAACGTATTCCCCGGCAATGCAACGTTCACCGCCGACACCTTCAATTACATCGACCCGCGCACGGGTTTTTTCACCAACGCCTACTCGGCCAGCCCGGGCATGGCGGTGAACATGGAAAACGTCGGTGCCAAGTACCCGGCCACTTTCGTCGATGCCAAAGGCCAATTCCTGTCCGGCAGCAACAGCTACTCGCTGAACCTGCCCAAAGGCATTCCGGCGGCATTGTTCTGGTCGGTGACGGCGTATGACTCGATCACTGCATCAGGCCTGGATAACGGCCAGCCGTTCCCGTCTCTGAACACCATGGACAAGCCCGTCACCAACGCCGACGGCTCGATCGATGTGCATTTCGGCCCGAACTCACCGGGCGCCAGCAAAAACTGGATCAAAACCCTGCCGGGCGAAGGCTACTTCGTAATTCTGCGGTTATATGGCCCGACCAAGGCGTTCTTCGACAAGGCATGGAAACCGGGGGATTTGATCAAGCAATGATCTGAACTGCGTCTGAACGACATGAGTGCATGAATGCATGCATGTCTTCGGCGTTCTTGACCGACAGCCATGGGTCGAAAGCGGGCATTGCTCGACTCGTTGCGAGCAGCCCATCAACTGCCCAAGGTCACGCGCTCGCTGGCGCACCTTGAACAAGCCGACGGGATCAGACGTGAACACTTGGCCGAGGGGCTGCAATATCAGCCGACAATGCCCCAGCCGGCATCACTCCTTGGTCAGATCAACCAACGGCGTCTGCCGCACTTCAGTCTCCCGCCCATCCTGAATCTCGCTCACCTGCTTCAAGGCCTTATCCACCGCTGCCTTATCTGCTAACAAGCTGTAGCTGATGCGGAACTGCTTGTGTTCCTTGGGCCCAATTGTCGGTACCAGGTTCAGTGGCCGCTGGTAACGGCGGTTGTAGGAAAAACTTGTGCCCGGCTCCAGCCCCGTGACATAGCCCTGGCCTTGGGTATCGGTGTTTTTCCACAGGGAAAACACCGGCAGTGTCTGCGTATTGAAGCCGACCGCAACGCCCAGGCTGCCGGCCTTGTTATGCAACACGGTCAACGTATCGCCCTTGGCATCGGCATACGGCACCACGTTGTAAACCGTTTCGTCGTAGTCCTTGGTCGGTGCGCGGTAGGTTTGCCAGTCGGGCAGATCGCCCTTGGCCTTGTCGTTGAACGGCGACACCTGTTTCACCGGCGCGGCGAAACGAGCGCCCTGCTCCAGGAACGGGGTGCTGAAGTTGCTGTGATACAGCGCCTGGTATTCCTTCGGATAGTCGCCGTTATTGGTCAGGGTGTCATTGAGGGCGAACACGACGCTGCCGGGCTCGGTGACCAGTTCGGTGGCGACCGAGAAGTCGACCTTCTTGAACGCCTGCTCTTTCAATTCACCGCGCAGGGTGATGGCGTACGGTGGTTTTTCATCGATATGCAGGGTGACTTTGTTCGCAGGAATGTTGGCGGCCCGACCGTGCAGGGTCAGCAATTCGCCGTTGTCGACGCCGGGGTGGCCGACCCATTCGTAGCCGCAGCGGGCGACCAGTTCATTGAAACCTTCCAGCCAGCCCAGACCACCGCGGCCATTGAGTTCGATGAAGGACGGATTGACTACTTCCTTGACCGGAGAATCCCAGCCCATGCGCACATTGCCGACCGAGGCCTGCAAGACGTTCATGCCGCGAGTCGGCACTACCGAGAGCTTCATCGTGCCGTTATCGATATCGACGATGCTGACGCCCTCCTGCCGACCGCCGTGCAAGGTGCGCAGGGTAACGCTGAAGGGCTTGTCGGTTTTTATTCCGAGTTGCTGGCTGGTGATCTGCCAGCGCTGGGCGGCTTTGTCGGTGTCGAGCAGAACGTAATCCCAGGCCATGGCGTGGGAGGCAGCGGACAAAGCGCTGAGGGCAACGAAGAGTTTGAGCGGGGTCATGGCGACAGCCTTTCTTGGAGTTGTGCCATTTTTATAAACTTGATGAAACGTTTCAGCAAGCTAAAAAATAGGCTCAATGCCGAGGAGGTTGGCTGCGTGCAGCGGGCGTAAGGAAAAAACGGTAATGTCGCTGATAGCCGCTTGCTGACCTTCGTTACAGTCAGCAATCGGCCATTAGCGGACACTAAGGCCGTACGTGAAACCTGAGACGACTCATACAACGCCTTAGATCAGCCAAAGCAGAGAGTTTCTAGCACCCTAGATTAAACCCGTTGACTTGGCGGTATTGATTTCGACCCATGCAGCAAAGGCGTCAATGAATTTTTTCAAGAACTGAGTAGTTCCGTCGTCATTCAAATTTCCGCCTGGCCCCAGTAGCCTTGTCGCCCCACCGATATACGCTTCCGGCTGCTGCAAAAGTGGCATGTCCAGAAATACCATAGACTGACGTAAATGATGGTTAGCACCGAAGCCGCCGCTGGCACCGGGCGATACGCTTAGGATAGCTGCGGGTTTGCCTGCCCACACAGACTCGCCGTAAGGGCGAGAACCAATATCAATGGCGTTCTTCAATACACCAGGAACTGACCTGTTGTATTCGGGAGTGAAAAACAGTACTCCATCTTTCGACGCCATATTTTGGCGAAAACGAGTCCAGGCTTCAGGGGCACTCTTACCGTTTTCTTCCAAGTCTTGGTTAAACAGATTCAGTTCATTGATCTCGACTATTTCTAATAAAAGGCTCGGTGGCGCAAGCGCGATTACTTCTTGAGCAAATAGGCGGTTCAACGACTCTTTGCGCAGGCTGCCGACAATGACGGCAATCTTTTTAGGCGACATGATGGGACCTTGATTTAAGTGGCTTTAAAGGGGGTAATCAATTTGAAAAGAACAAAAAAACGGACGTCGAACGGTGGCCGAACGATGAGGACTGCCCCACCGCCTGGTCATGTGGGTCTGCCCTATACTTTGGCGGCGCCGTTGACAACCAGGTGATGACCGGAAATCCAAGCTGCATCGTCACTTGCCAGGAAAAGCACGGCGCCTTCGACATCGGCGACAGAGCCCAAGCGCGCAAATGGCGACAACTGTGCCAATGCCTGATAGTCATTTTCCTGAAGGTTTGCGATGACACCGGCGTCACGTAGCGGCCCCGGTACCACACCGTTCACCGTGACGTTACGCTTGCCCATTTCCTGCGCGAGACATTCAACGTAAAGCCGGCCGGCGGCTTTGCTTCCGGCATACGCGGTGAAGCCTGCGTTCGGTACGATCGTCGTAGTGGACGAAATCACGATGATGCGTCCACCATCGGTAACATGGCGCGCACTTTCGCGAAGCGTATAGAAGGTGCCAAACACATTGGTTTTGGTGACAGCCTCGAACATCGCGTTATCGATTTCCGTGATCGGTGTGTCGATAAGCTCCCGCCCGGCATTGGCCACGACAATATCGATGCGCCCAAATCGAGCCAGCACTGCTGCGAATATGGCTTTGACAGCGTCCGGGTCGCTGATGTCTCCCCCGATGGCCATTGCTTGAGCGCCCTCAGCAACGAGAGCCTCGACATTTCGGTCGGCTGCGGCAGCGTCAGTGTTGTACGTCAACGCAACGGAAGCCCCCTCTCTGGCAAAACGACGTGCCAGGGATAATCCGAGCCCGCGCGATGCGCCGGTAATCAGTACAACTTTGTTGGTCATTCGCATGATCAGATTCCGTTGATGCTGCGTTCTGTAGAGGTTGCGTTGCCCTGCCACTGGACAAGTTCCTGCTCGACTTTGGCCATTTTTGCACGCATTCCGCCCATCGCATCGGCACCCAAGGCCGCGTGTACGGGTGGATGATCCGCCTCCATCAGGTTGATAATCGCCAAAGCCCCTTTTCCTGGAACATTCGGCTGCTTACCTTGCAGACCACCTATAGCTACACGGAACTTACCGACGGGTGTGCCTTCATAGTCATCGATTTTTTGCTCGACGTAAGCCAGTGAGCGACCCGCAAATTGGGTCTCGAATACACCGATGGTCAACACAGTCGTGGCGATGTTAAAGGGTGCAAGTTCACCTGCCAGTGCTTCCCCCAGGATGTCAGTAGCGCCCTTAGCGGCCGAGTACACGCCCATGCCCGGGTAGCCAATGAAGCCACCGATTGCGGAGAATTGAATGATGTGCCCGCTGCGCTGCTTGCGCATCGCAGGGGTTACAGCGCGAATGATGTTCAGGCCGCCAAAGAAATTCAGATCGAATACACGCCGCGCTTCTCGATCCGTCATTTCTTCAACTGCACCCACTGTGCCAGCACCCGCACAGTTGGCGACAATGTCGATACGTCCAAAGTGATCCAGCACCTGGGCCACACCCGTTTTGACCGCCACATCGTCTGTCACGTCTACCAAAACGCCCATGCCCTGCGCAGCATGTTTACCGTTATAGAAATCCACTTCTTCTTGCTTGCGAAAGGTGGCTGCGACTAGCGCACCTTTTTCCAGCAGTTGATGCACTAACTCGCGCCCCAATCCCGATGAGGCACCAGTAACGAGGACGACTTTGCCATTTATTGATTTCATTCTCTGCTCCGGGGTTTGGCTATTCACCGGATGTTAGGTATTGGGCCTCCCCCCAACAAGCCGGTTTGGCCAGATTCAACTTCCCGCTCATTGGACGCTCCTTCCCAGCGAAACATTGCCAAATAACCACATAGTTCTAGACGGTACCCTTGGAACTCTTCAAGATTAAAAATTGCCTTCCTATGATTGGGCCATACGTGAATCGGCTGGACCTGAACGATCTGTTTATTTTTGTCAATGTGGTCGATCGCGGTGGGTTTACTGCCGCAGTTGCAAGTACCGGTATGCCCAAGTCAACGCTTAGCCACCGCATGCAACAATTGGAGGGCGAATTAGGTGTGCGTTTGCTCAGCCGAACGTCGCGTCGCTTCGGTATGACCGAGGCAGGAGAAGAGTTTTACCAGCACGCGCTGGCCGCGCTGCGAGAAGCGGAGATGGCAGAAATGTCAGTGCGTCAGCGGTTGTTGGAGCCCGTCGGGACCATCCGGTGTACCGCTGGAGTCGCGACCATGAATTTCGCCATGGCGGGCATGATCGCTGACTTCCTTCGTGTCTATCCCAAGATCAATATGGTCGCTCATGCAGCCGATCGAACCATCGATATTGTTGGCGAAAATTACGACGTCGCCATCCGGGCGCATGAGGCTCCATTGCCGGACTCCGATCTTGTCCAGCGCATGCTCGGGGTCGCTCCCTGGTTTCTGTTCGCCGGATCAAGCTATCTGGCCGAACATGGCGCACCGGCCACGCCAGCGGAGCTAAGCAGCCACGCCTCGATTTTCTTTGCGCGAGCTAATGCCCCCATGAACTGGCGGTTGCGCCATGTCACTTTATCGATCGAAGAAATTGCTGCGCCCATCATGCCGCGGCTGCAAAGCGAGGACATGCTCAGCCTGCAACATGCAGCTATCAGCGGGCTTGGGATTGTGGCCCTGCCGAGTTACATCGCGCGGGCGGCCGTTGCGCGTGGTGAGCTTCATCGAGTTCTGCCCGAATGGATAGCTGGCGATGCCAGGATCACTGCACTGGTACCTTCCCGCAAAGGATTACTGCCGTCAGTACGTGTTTTCTTGGATCACTTGGCTTCGGAGTTTCCCAAGATCCTCTAGCTGTAAAGCCATCCTTAATACGCTGGGCAAATCGTTGCAGCGGCTTCTCCGTGAATACAGCACATTTTTTTACCGAATACAGCAACTACGGCGGCACTACCGAGCGGGTAGGCGCCGAAGATAGGGGGAGTTCTCGACGTCCATTCCACCGGACACAGATTCCAGAAACCCCGTCTTGCTGGGTCAGGTACGCGTTCCTACCATGGTTTCTTGCCTCTCATCCTCGACGGCACTAACGATACCTGATCTGGAATCTATGACTTTGACAATCACACGACGCGGCGCGATAGCTTTGGGAGCACAGGCAGTGCTGGTTGCAATGACGGCAGGCGCTGCTACGTTTGCCTCTAGTGCAACGCGCAGCTCCAGTAAAACTAAAGAGACCCCTCGGACTGGCAAGCAGTTTGACGTGGTGATCGTCGGTGGTGGATCTGCCGGTGCCGTCCTTGCAGCACGTCTCAGTGCCGACCCGCTGCGCAGTGTGCTGCTGCTCGACGCAGGTCCCGACTTTGCGCCCGACCGGTATCCAGCAGTGCTGACGAACGCCGACCTAGTTGCCGCCTCTCCCGAATACGACTGGCATTACCATAGTGACGACTCAGCTCGGATAGGTCACGACATAGCCATCCCACGCGGCCGAGTGATCGGTGGTAGCTCCGCGGTCAATGCTGCTGTGGCGATGCGTGCGCGTCCTGCCGACTTTGCGCGCTGGGCCGGACGCGGAATCGAAGGTTGGGCTTGGCCGGAAGTGCTGTCCGCCTACCGAGCGATGGAAAACACGCCAACTGGCGAAGATGCATGGCATGGCCGTACCGGCCCATTTCCAGTGCGTCAGCGCACTGCTGCGCAGAATACTATCTCAATGCGTGCTTTCGTGGCGGCTGCCGAGTCAGTTGGACTGCCGCTCGTGGATGACTTCAACGGCGCGCGCCAGCACGGCGTAGGTCCCTACCCGTTGAATGTCATCAACGGCACCCGAATCAATACCGGCATGGCTTACCTGAGTGCAGACGTGCGGGCTCGCGCCAACCTCACTATCCGCGGCCACGCTGAAGCCGACCGCGTCCTGATAGAACGAGAACGCGCCATAGGTGTATTGCTAGTAGACGGCGAGATAGTTCCAGCCGGCGAAGTAATCTTGTCGGCCGGTGCCATAGGCAGCCCCGCTATCCTGCTACGCTCCGGTATCGGCCCACAAGGCCATCTTCGCGAGATGGGAATCGCCACCGTCGCTGATCTACCGGTAGGTGAACGGTTGCAAGAACATCCGTTTTTCTTCAACGTCTACGCGCTGAAGACCTCCGCAATTGCTATGACCCCAGCCGGCGGCGCCATCGCCTGGACTCGTTCGCAACACGCCGCACCGGACGATCTGGACTTACATATCTCCGGTACACACCTGATCGACCCAAAGGCAAGCCCTACCGGCGGTGCGATAGTGCTGGCATGCGCCGTCACATTACCTAAATCCAACGGTAGCGTACGCTTGACCAGCCGTGACCCCCGAGTTGCGCCGAACATTCGGTACAACTTTTTTGAACAGGAAAATGACTTGGATCGCATGGTCGAAGCTGTAGAACTGTCTCGCAAGATTGGCCGCAGTGCACCGTTTGCTGACTTGGTTGACCATGAAATGACACCGGGTAGCAGCGTACTTGAAGGCAAGGCTTTGCGACAAAACATCGTAAACAATGTCGCCGGCTATCAGCACCCCACGTCGAGCGTGCCGATGGGCGCGGACGGTGACAAGGCCGCCGTAGTCAACAATTGGGGCGCGGTGCGAGGTATCGCGGCACTGCGTGTTGTGGATGCCTCTATCATCCCGGATATCCCATCGGTGGCGACAAATCTTACTACTATCATGCTAGCCGAACGCATTGGTGCCCACCTGACTCGATAATTTCCCCGAACGCAGCGTAAAACTGGAGCATCAATGATTGGATCGCTAAAGCCGAACTCTGCAATAAGAACCATAATCTGAAATTGAATAAAATATACGGAGACCGTTGAGCAAACGCCGTCAATAGACGATAAATTGCAAATTAGAAGTTTGGCCGAAACAGCGCCGCAACTGCGGCGCGAGCCAAGAATGGTTTATTTTTATGTCGGACATATCTAGTGCCTATAAAAAAGAGCCAAACTACAGAAAGACTATTTATAATTACCCTAAGTATCACACATATAACTATAACCATTAAATAAGATAAATAAAGCCAGGAAGTTAATGCCTTACATTAAGAGAATTGAAATCTTAGAGAACTATAGAGAAGAGAATAATTTCCCCTTCTATTTGCCTTCAATTCAATCAATTAGCAAAATCGAGCTTCATCCCGTGATAAATTTTTTCGTTGGAGAAAACGGTAGCGGTAAGTCAACCCTCTTAGAGGCTATTGCAGTTTCATGTGGCTTTAATCATGAGGGAGGCAGTAAGAATTTCAAGTTTTCTTCCAGCGATGAAAAATCCCTACTGTCCAAGGCATTGCGCTTGTCACGCACAGCAAAGCGACCTCGAGATGGCTATTTTTATCGCGCAGAAAGTTTTTATAATGTAATTACAGAGATGAATAAGTTGGATTGCGGACCTGGCGGGCCAGCTATTAAGGACTCATACGGGGGAAACGATCTTCATACGAGGTCTCATGGGGAGGCTTTTATGGATCTGATTTTACATCGATTCGGAGGAAACGGATTGTATTTACTAGACGAGCCTGAATCTGCGCTATCTCCCCAACGCCAATTATCTCTGCTGGTACGTATAGCGGAACTCGCGAAACAAAATTCGCAGTTCATAATTGCAACTCACTCACCAATTTTAATTGCTTACCCGGGCGCCAGAATTTGGGAGTTTACCAATAGTGGATTGGTAGAGAAGGAATATTCAGAAACTGAAAACTACCTAATTATGAAAAGTTACTTTGCTAACCCTGAAAGCTTTATGAGCAAACTATTTGATGAAAAGCATGATTTTTAGTTAGTTCAGGCACTGAAGAACATCGATGGCTAGAGCGTTTATCAAGATCGCTGGCGCAAAAAAATGAATTGTTGCCGATCGCGGCTTAATAAGTACGACGGCATTATTGCCTTGTTTAGCGTAGATCGAGATGCCGCCGATTTTGAGGAGAATGGCCACTTCTTGCCGAAAGCGGTAGCCTGGTACGGCAGGTTTCGGCTAGAAGCGCACTCGACAGTTAGCCGCTGATGTCTCTACGCTGATCGATCTGGTGAAAGCACACCACTAAAAGGAGCAGTCATGTTGGTAGTTGCCGTTGATCGAGATAGCGCTCATGCGGGAGATGATCTGGAAAGTCATGCAATATCGATCACATTCGATCAATCAGCAACACTGCGCACCTTGATCGAAGTGATACAAGATATGGACTACCTACCTCGTATCAGTGGAGGCAAGGCCACTTGGGTTGTTTATTCATCTGGCAAACCATTAGGTGTTTTAGCCCAGCAATGGCCAGAACCTAAATTGGTCGTGCGCCCCGAGAGCATCGTGGATCAATATTTCGGAAATATCGAGCCTCGCCTACTTTTCAGATATTGGTGTCAGGCAGATCCAGATGAGGTCTTTTCGGATGCCCAGGCCGGAAATGAACTGCCATCACGATTTTAGGATGGGCAGGAGGCATTGCTTTAAATCAATGCGAGATTACTGCTGTGGGTCGAGAGCCGCCTCCCGTGAACGACTGCTTTTGGCCGTTTGCTGCCGTTCACGTTGGACGGCTCTCAGCTATTTGCTCCCGGTTACCCTAAGAGCCAGTCAACAGAATTCTGCCAGCTGTGCACGCAGACCTGCTGAGGCTCCCGCTCCAAACGACTGAGCAAGTCGAACGCGCATGGCTGAGTTGGCCTGTGAAACTAGCCAAATCTTCCGGATCTAGGAGTGGAAAAGTTAATG
The window above is part of the Pseudomonas sp. KBS0710 genome. Proteins encoded here:
- a CDS encoding AAA family ATPase, which codes for MPYIKRIEILENYREENNFPFYLPSIQSISKIELHPVINFFVGENGSGKSTLLEAIAVSCGFNHEGGSKNFKFSSSDEKSLLSKALRLSRTAKRPRDGYFYRAESFYNVITEMNKLDCGPGGPAIKDSYGGNDLHTRSHGEAFMDLILHRFGGNGLYLLDEPESALSPQRQLSLLVRIAELAKQNSQFIIATHSPILIAYPGARIWEFTNSGLVEKEYSETENYLIMKSYFANPESFMSKLFDEKHDF
- a CDS encoding GMC family oxidoreductase; protein product: MTLTITRRGAIALGAQAVLVAMTAGAATFASSATRSSSKTKETPRTGKQFDVVIVGGGSAGAVLAARLSADPLRSVLLLDAGPDFAPDRYPAVLTNADLVAASPEYDWHYHSDDSARIGHDIAIPRGRVIGGSSAVNAAVAMRARPADFARWAGRGIEGWAWPEVLSAYRAMENTPTGEDAWHGRTGPFPVRQRTAAQNTISMRAFVAAAESVGLPLVDDFNGARQHGVGPYPLNVINGTRINTGMAYLSADVRARANLTIRGHAEADRVLIERERAIGVLLVDGEIVPAGEVILSAGAIGSPAILLRSGIGPQGHLREMGIATVADLPVGERLQEHPFFFNVYALKTSAIAMTPAGGAIAWTRSQHAAPDDLDLHISGTHLIDPKASPTGGAIVLACAVTLPKSNGSVRLTSRDPRVAPNIRYNFFEQENDLDRMVEAVELSRKIGRSAPFADLVDHEMTPGSSVLEGKALRQNIVNNVAGYQHPTSSVPMGADGDKAAVVNNWGAVRGIAALRVVDASIIPDIPSVATNLTTIMLAERIGAHLTR
- a CDS encoding LysR substrate-binding domain-containing protein codes for the protein MELFKIKNCLPMIGPYVNRLDLNDLFIFVNVVDRGGFTAAVASTGMPKSTLSHRMQQLEGELGVRLLSRTSRRFGMTEAGEEFYQHALAALREAEMAEMSVRQRLLEPVGTIRCTAGVATMNFAMAGMIADFLRVYPKINMVAHAADRTIDIVGENYDVAIRAHEAPLPDSDLVQRMLGVAPWFLFAGSSYLAEHGAPATPAELSSHASIFFARANAPMNWRLRHVTLSIEEIAAPIMPRLQSEDMLSLQHAAISGLGIVALPSYIARAAVARGELHRVLPEWIAGDARITALVPSRKGLLPSVRVFLDHLASEFPKIL